The following are encoded in a window of Methanobrevibacter sp. V74 genomic DNA:
- a CDS encoding replication factor C small subunit yields the protein MSGPWVEKYRPQKLQDIVGQKQIVARLEKYVGEESMPNLMFTGPAGVGKTTTALALVKSILGEYWRQNFLELNASDARGIETVRNHIKNFCRLKPVGAPFRIIFLDEVDNMTKDAQHALRREMEMYTKTASFILSCNYSSKIIDPIQSRCAIFRFAPIKGEEIKKRLKFICESEGFKADDKGLESIVYFAEGDMRKAVNVLQAAASDEGIIDEDAVYEVVSKAKPQDIGNMINKALMGDFMSARNILRETMVLQGTSGEDMVTQIYQDVSKRVVEGKMDASIYMDLIEAIAECDFRIREGANPRIQLEALLTQFL from the coding sequence ATGAGCGGACCATGGGTAGAAAAATATAGACCACAAAAATTACAAGACATAGTAGGACAAAAACAAATCGTAGCAAGACTTGAAAAATATGTAGGTGAAGAAAGTATGCCCAACCTAATGTTTACAGGTCCTGCAGGCGTTGGTAAAACAACCACCGCTTTAGCCTTAGTCAAATCAATTCTTGGAGAATACTGGAGGCAAAACTTTTTGGAATTAAATGCATCTGATGCAAGAGGAATCGAAACAGTCAGAAACCATATTAAAAATTTCTGTAGATTGAAACCTGTTGGTGCTCCATTCAGAATAATCTTTCTAGACGAAGTCGACAACATGACTAAAGATGCGCAACACGCACTTAGACGTGAAATGGAAATGTATACAAAAACCGCCTCATTTATACTATCATGTAACTACTCATCAAAAATCATAGATCCAATTCAATCAAGATGTGCAATATTCAGATTCGCTCCAATTAAAGGAGAAGAAATCAAGAAACGTTTAAAATTCATTTGCGAAAGTGAAGGATTTAAAGCAGATGATAAAGGACTTGAATCCATTGTTTACTTTGCTGAAGGAGATATGAGGAAAGCCGTTAACGTTTTGCAAGCTGCAGCATCTGATGAAGGGATTATAGATGAAGATGCAGTTTATGAAGTTGTATCCAAAGCAAAACCACAAGATATTGGAAATATGATTAATAAAGCATTAATGGGCGACTTTATGAGTGCCCGCAATATACTAAGAGAGACCATGGTTTTACAGGGAACCAGTGGCGAGGATATGGTTACTCAAATTTATCAAGACGTTTCCAAAAGAGTTGTTGAGGGCAAAATGGATGCCAGTATTTACATGGATTTAATTGAAGCAATAGCCGAGTGTGACTTTAGAATAAGAGAAGGAGCAAATCCAAGAATACAACTTGAAGCGTTATTAACTCAATTCTTATAA